From a single Pleurodeles waltl isolate 20211129_DDA chromosome 8, aPleWal1.hap1.20221129, whole genome shotgun sequence genomic region:
- the LOC138249427 gene encoding olfactory receptor 51G2-like codes for MSIVNSSSSSVPSFLLMGFPGAEAAKIWISLPLSFLYIQCVLGNGLILFTIKTDRQLREPMHMLLCMLSTTDLGLALSTLPTVLGVYWFDYRIIHFHACLVQLFFMHSLCSVESAILVAMAYDRYIAICNPLRYASLMHPIIGKVGLVAVIRGAGIHVPIPVLLSRLPFCDKKALSHAFCYQSDVMKLACADTTINSMYGLVLVLTTYIIDSVFIAFSYVMILKTVLSTARQAERSKALNTCVSHLCVVFLFYIPLYGVTLVHRYGRSASPLLIILIGLFFLVIPPALNPIVYSIKNKQIRYAIGKKVWVKKTMDKDSKSNDISGQQNHQTAY; via the coding sequence ATGTCCATTGTAAACTCCAGCAGCAGCAGTGTTCCCTCTTTCCTCTTGATGGGCTttccaggagcagaggcagcaaaaATCTGGATTTCTCTCCCTTTGAGTTTCTTGTACATACAATGCGTTCTGGGAAATGGCCTCATTTTGTTCACCATAAAGACAGACCGTCAgctcagagagcccatgcacatgtTGCTGTGTATGCTCTCCACCACAGACCTGGGCTTGGCGCTTTCTACTTTACCCACAGTGCTCGGGGTATACTGGTTTGACTATAGAATAATTCACTTCCATGCCTGCCTGGTTCAGTTGTTCTTCATGCATAGTCTCTGCTCAGTAGAGTCAGCCATTTTGGTGGCCATGGCTTATGACCGCTACATTGCCATATGCAACCCACTGAGATACGCCTCACTGATGCACCCAATCATTGGCAAAGTTGGGCTTGTTGCAGTTATCAGAGGTGCAGGTATTCATGTGCCCATACCAGTGCTCCTAAGCAGGCTTCCGTTCTGTGACAAGAAGGCTCTTTCCCACGCCTTCTGCTACCAGTCTGATGTTATGAAGCTTGCATGTGCAGATACGACCATTAATAGTATGTATGGCTTGGTCTTAGTACTCACCACCTACATCATAGACTCAGTCTTCATTGCCTTTTCCTATGTGATGATTCTGAAGACTGTTCTAAGTACGGCACGACAAGCAGAGCGCTCGAAAGCGCTGAATACCTGTGTGAGCCACCTCTGCGTAGTTTTCCTGTTTTACATTCCACTTTACGGTGTAACCTTGGTCCATCGATATGGCAGGAGTGCTTCACCGCTTCTTATTATTCTCATAGGTTTGTTCTTCCTTGTGATACCACCAGCTTTGAATCCAATAGTTTACAGCATAAAAAACAAACAGATCCGCTATGCCATTGGCAAGAAGgtctgggtgaagaagaccatggaTAAAGACTCCAAAAGTAATGATATTTCTGGTCAGCAAAACCATCAAACAGCTTATTAG